The sequence TCTGAAGCTTCAAATCAGATGCCTTTAAAGTAAGTGAACTTGAGGGGAGAGTTGGGATGTATCTACGCATCTGTCTGACTGACGTACAGTAGGATCTCCATGGTAGATGACTTGTCCCATGAAGTCAGTGAAGAAGACAGCCTCAGCGATGATGGAGAACCAGGTGAGCAGGTGACAGGCACACAGTCGCAGCAGCTCCGGAGGCATCTTCAACATGGAGAGCCACAGCAGCCGTACGGTGGTCTCGACCTAAAGGGAGGAGACAGGATCAGACACTGTCCTACCATAACAAGACACTTAACACATTGGAAGTAAGGGCTCGACCGTATCACGGATGCATCTGATGAGTAAATTCTCACCTCTCCCTCTTCGCTCTCTGTGTCACCACTGGAAGAGTTGGTGTTTCCGCTGCggtgtctcttcctctgtctgctcctcctcctgtgtctgGCCTCCACTTCGTACAGGTCGTTCATGCTGCGGGACGGCTTGATGAGGAAAGCGGCATTGGCCCGCCGGTAACGGTAGCGGTGGCTCCCAACTCGACCGTAGTAGGAGAAGGTGCAGGACGGCTGGCGATAGAAGGTGTGACGGTGGCGTGACTGCCGCATTGGGGCTCCGGTACTGGCAGctggaaaaagacagagattaCAGATTAACATTTGAAAGGGAGAGTTTGATAACTTGGTAAATATCAAACTCTGAGATCTTCACATCTAACTCTCAGCGAGAGAATAAAGAAGAGTTTCACTATTCTCCAATATGTTTTactattcctttaaatatttcaaacaagtATTCTACAATAGGAGTTgtaatggcaaaaaaaaaaacaactgttcACTCGTACTTACAATTTcttaagttttatatttttattcaagtcaaatataacataaacatacaaaccTTTGACCATTCCAGCGCGATGTGCTTGTCCCTTAGAACTCAGCCTGTTCGTGCTAACTCTATCAGCATTAGTTACACTGGCTAACAGCCGCCCGTTCAGTGTCCGCTGCTCATTGAGCTGGTTGTTCAGCAACGCCTCCTGACCGTCGTCATTCTCCATTTCCTGTAAGAAAGCCGAGACGCGTGAAATCCTGGAGGTGGGAGCGTGCACCTGGTGGTTGTTGGCTTGGAGCCGTAGCAGGTCCTGACTTCCTGCACTGCTGCTGCGTCTGATGTTGCCAAACCGAGGGGGTGGAGTGCTGCGATTGAGGTTGAAGAAGGAGGTCGTAGGAGGCGAGCCGTGATAAGGTGAGAGGCGGTCAGCGAAAATGGATGGCTCCAGGTGGCACAGGAACAACGCGTCATGGTCCAGGTGGTCCAGAGTGGCATCTGCCATGGCGAGAACGCTGTCACTTTTACCTGAAGAAACACAGGGAGAGGGCAGATTAGATTTAAAAGTAATTCAGAAGAAATGGTAACAAGTagaaggggagaaaagaggggaaatgATGAGCTCCCCAGATACCCCTGTTGGGGCATTTTCTGCTAGTACTTCGTTGATATTATTTTCTCCATGGGAGTTTGTGAGATTTTGTGAGTCATtgcaaacaactgaaaaaataagCTGGTCTCAGGAAAAATATCTCTTTGGTGGACCTGGCCCTAGAGACTCATTGAGAGCCTTGGAAATGGGATCACCACGTATTCCCATCATACAGTTTCCTTTTCCAAATGTCTTTGGATTTGAATAGGAAAATTTGCATTTAAGTTTCAACAAAAGAGGCAGAAGTCTGTGAACTTACTTCTCACAAGCTCCATCTCTAGGAAGTCCATGTCCATATCCCCATGCTCTGACTGGTCGTCTCCGTAGGGGTCATAGAGGTCGTAGGTGtccattgtttcattttctccaatTAATTCCAGCTTGGGTGCAAAAAGCCCAGTCCTGCCATTGGCCGATGGTTGGGTGTTGGCGCACTCTGGACTCTCCTGGTTAGAGAGTAATGAGAACCGTATCTTTTGTAACATCATGAAAAATCAAAGTCTTACTAAAGCTATGTGTTGCACTTAAAGCACAGGCTGTACCTGGTCCAGCCTGTCATGTTGGGGCGAGTACTGCTGCTCCTCGATGCTGAAGAGATGTaacaccacagagacagagaagaggatgGCAGCGAAGAAGAACAGGATCTGCTCCTGGGACTTGAAGGCTGCTCCAAGGAAAGTGTGTGTCCAGTCTAAACCTCCTAGAGCATAACCGACCGCGCCACCAAGACCTGCACACGTGGACAAGCAGATCAGTCTGGACTTATGAAGGAGACTTGAACAGGCTAATTTACACCACattgacaaaagtatccagacacatcaCTTTAGGGTTGGGTtcgaccccttacttccagtgaagggaaatcttaatgcttcagcataccaagacattttggacaatgctatgtttccaactttgtgccaacagtttggggaaggccctttccattcctgcatgactgtgccctagtgcacaaagcaaagctccataaagacatggttagatgagtttggtgtggaagaacttgactggcctgcacagagccctgacctcaaccccatccaacatgTGCAGGATGAACTAGAAAGGAGAATGCGCGGCAGGCCTtgtcatccaacatcagtggctAACCTCACTGTTGCTTGAttacatgaatgggcaaaattccaacagaaacactcgAATGTCtttggaaagccttcccagaagagtggaggctgttagCGCTGaaaagctgtttatgtatttagaattcagcgtcattaaagtccccgttggtgtaatggtcacatgtcccaatacttttgtctatatagtttatgTCAACTAGACCAAAAAATTGCTATGGTTCCTGACACCCTGACTGCAAGCTGCATTTTTCTGCGCACTACACCTACCACTGCTGTTGAAATACATGTTCAAACCCCGTTAATGTTAAAcgtatgcgtgtgtgtcagATGTCAGCAATACCTGCCGAGGCAGCATGGATGTTGAGCGCCATGTCTTGTTCCTCTGTGTCCGCCACGTCTAACAAGTATGCTCTGATTGGTCCCTCTGTTGCGTCTGCACAGAAGTCCAACACCACCACGCCCAGCACAGTAAGAACAATTCCTATTGGTTGTGTTCCCTGCTCGTCGCCCATAGACAGACCTAAGGGTGAATGACATTAAAGGACAGAGACTGGTCAttattcacaacaaaaacagagttgttaaacagaaaacagaaagtgaaatgagATGGGCCACGTGATAGATTTTAGCTGATAGTTTTCTTTTAAGactatttaaatgtttatatataatagacttgaaatatttttttaaggtATAGTTATATATAAGTATAGTTATATAATATAGTTTTAAGGGTCATTATACTGAAAAAAGCATATTTCCCACTGAATACACCTAGTGGTATCAAGTCATGTAGATGGATTTTTCGGTTTTCGGTCTGAGCTGTCTGCCACCATTAAGAGGAAGAACTGAGAAAAtctaattaaatcaaattaaaacgTTTCTATTACATCCACGTCTTGAGTTTCATGGTGAAAAGCCAACAAATATCAACAGAACTGAATACTGAAAATTAAAAGGTAtattattatatgtatataatatatgcCCAAAAGActagaaaaatgtaaatgctttTTTCACAAAATTATAATGAGAAAATCACAAACATCTGGAATGGCTAACAGTGATGTAACTCTGGTCAATGCTTCACATGTGATCAATAGTTGGTTATCGAGTTTCAACAGCTGCATAACGCagatacaaagacacacacaaatgggtCACTGCACATTACCCACACTCCTTTGCATAACGTGTGTGACCTTGTACGTCTCATTACACTTGTGACCTGGTCATCCCCTcaagctgctcagtgtgtgtgtttgtgtctgacgGCCTGAGAGAGTAACTGTATGAATGGATGAAAACAACACATGGGAAAGCTTTAGTTACctatatataaatgtgtgtgtgtgtgagtgtgtgtgagtgagataTCACAGGCACTGTGACGCAGCATGACTTTACAATCTGATATCCATTAACATCAGGGAAGCAAACGTTCATAGAAAgaacagcagagtgtgtgtgtgtttgtcgtgTGTatttggggggtggggggggggggacaatGGACCCGCACTACTCATTACTTACTagccaggcagacagacaggaagtgaattGTGATTGGTGGAAAGGGGGAAGCAAACAGGAAGCATTTCCCTGTGAACTGCCTGCTCCTGTGTTcccatgtcaacacacacacacacacacacacaggttactACAGTTTTCCCATGTCACCCAGTGTTGTTCACACACGTTCATACACTGCACATACATCCATGGAAATGTACACTTTAGCTCTCGTAATCCCTCAGTTTTCTCACACAGAGACAGGTCACTGGTCTTTTCCCATGTCAACCCCACAGGCAAggtgcgcgcgcacacacacacacacacacacacacacactggtgccCTAAAACGACCTGAGTGCCAACCTCCCTGCAGAAGAATGGCGGCAGAACAAAATAGAATTGAATAGAAGTGAACAGAATCTGCTGACTGAAAACCGTTCACACAGCTCTCCTTCTTGTTATTTATAACTCCTCTGacaattcatttcactttgttctaTTTACGGACATTTAAAGACCCAGTCGGCTATTGTTGTACTGTACACTTTTCACCCATTTGGTCTACATTTGAATGAAGACCTTTTACACCCTATTATAATATGAAGAAAGCTGCGGGAAACCCAGTAGACACACGGCAATATGGGCTTTCAAGACCAGTTACTGCTATGGGCAACACTAAGGAAATAAACTATTTTATGTCTATTAATACATGTGTGATAACCTGCTTCAACAATGTAACCTGAGTCAATGTCAGCTGGGACTAAAGGatacaaatttgaaaatgaatttaaaaaacatctgaagGAGTAAAGAGGTCACCAGTTTCTCCTCATTTCTGCTTCAGGCTAGCAGCTCAAACTGACATCAGCTGTTACTTGCATAAAAGAGCCATACTGCACTATACTGTCGGGGTCAGGTTTTCACAAGGAAGAGGAGCGTATAGAATAAAGAAGGTAAatatctctggttctgctgcactgattttaatcatttagtgtgtccaacaatgttcaaagtGCATTGCCAAATACCATTTAAACATTTGTGCAACATAGCATCAAATTAATGTCACTGACCACAAGACAGTGTAGTAACAGTGTCAAAGACTACTGAAGGTCGataaaaacagaaggaaaaatatTGTGTGTGATGTAGCAGTCACTTAAACTGTTATATACAATAAACTGTTTACCACCATCTGTAAATTCAACGATTGGCTGATTACACAGACCTTACTCTGCTGTAGtgtatgtttacatgtgtgGCCTATAGGAAGTGGTTGATGACCTAACAACTGGTAGTAAGATCAATATCTGTGTGGCATGATTGACAACTGATCAATCTGTTTGATTGGACCGGATGAATATGTCCTTGGACTGACATTTGGATGATGCAATAACGGCGAGGGTCAAACCAAAGACCACAACTCTCAGCGGGTTAAGCTCTTGGCATATGATGCTCTACTATGAGGGAAGctgttctgttattttattctctctgaGGCAGAAGGGCATGCTGGGTAAAACCACAGTGTTGACGTGAACAGTGTTTGGGGTTTCATTCCCACCGAGGCCCTGATAGTCTCAGGTGGGTTGGATAAGAGTTCAGCAGAGGGTACACAGtaaacatctgtgtttttaagcCAACATGTAACAtctttttacacacactgtgagatTGTATTGTGTTATGCAGATGTGTGTGGTGTATTGCACTTTTGAATGACTGTTTTAGTTCTGTAGTTTGGCGCTTTGCTGAGGATCATGTTTTATACCACATGCCTTCAGTTCTGCGTGTCTGGTTTGGTGTTTATCCCCCTGCACAAGAAATGTGAGTATCTATTCTTTGAAGATAGAAAATGATATTCAActacaatttaaataaaatcgCATTCTTTGCTTGCCAGTTTTCTCTGACTGGCACTGATATGCAGTATACTGTATAATACGTAGACAATCTCTTTACAAAGAGTCCTGCAAACAAAGTGCTTCTGTATATCTTGTGTGTTCACACTAAGAATGTCTGCACTTGGATCTTCACAGAGTTACTGTTATTGTTCTCATTGAAAACCTTATGGTGTCGTTACAGAACTTGAATAAGATTTCAGCAAGTTATCGTGGGGCCAGAAAGCAAAAATAACTTGATGATTCCTAAGATAATACAAACCTTTAAAGACAATCCcatatctatttatttttgtttgtttgtttgtttttttaagctttACAAGCTCCTGATAGAAAAGGAAACAAGCACCcggttgttgtttgtttgaactcACCTATCAGAGATCCATTCAGAAACAGAGCCACTCCTATCAGCGTTCCTATGCAGAGAGCCAGGATGAATGGCCTCCTCCTGCCCCATCGCAGAGTACAGCGGTCGCTGGCCGAGCCAATAAGAGGAGTGAACATGAGGCCGAGAACCGGACTGAGGAACCACGTCAGACTGTAGTACTGCTCTGGAAGACCTGCACACAGCCAAATGGACAGACAGGTATGAGGTACAGGTATGGTGGAGCAACAAGAAATTTTTCAgccacactgagacagacattTTAAGATAACCAATAAACACCTGAGATTTGACAATGAAGTATTTCTCTCCTCCACCAGGGGGTGCAAGTAACATGTTTTACTTGATTTAATTAACGAAACTGAGCAGTTTTTCAAGCGGAATCAGCCTTTAAGATAAAATATGGGTTTGTATCTGATTCATGCATTAGCAAAACTGCAAAGAAGTGAGTTTAATCTACAGCATGtatgaaaaatcattttattggCTGTTTATTTAACAGGGACAAGACACAATTCATTTCTTGTGTCAGCTGTAACTAAAACCTGCATCATCTGTGTGATAAACACCAGTGATTCACAGACTGATGCTGTAAAAGATAAGATGTGGacacttaaaacaaaacatcaataatTGATGTAATAATGATGTTAAGGTTGGGCTGTTGTGATACATAATGTGCAATAtgataaagaaacaaagtttTCAGTTAACTGCAGCGTATGAGAACGATGTCTTTGTCACAGGTGAAGTATGCATCTCACACAAAAGGTAGAGAAGACAAACCCACAGTCTGTGTTCACCCTGGATTATCACACAAAGGCCTGCAACATCAGctcctgtgtgctgctttaatGCAGACAAAACAGGAACGTGGACACTCAGTGATCAAGTTTCTCTGGTTTTTGTGGGggtttttcttgttgttattttcctgtcatttctgaTGACTTGAGTTTGAACAGAGTCAGGAAACTCATGACCTTGACAGCATGAGCTCAAGAAAGGTGATGAGGGAACACAGATGAAGGGAAAGGAgcatctcttcttctctcctgaCGCCAAACCGTTCAtgcatttattaaatatttcaaatttataAGTAAATACAGTTCTTGAATTAAAAGAATTGGATCGGAACAACAGGCCGTTACGTACACGTGACCTCGCTTTTTATTACATTAACTTTCCACTGCCGGAAACCCAGTGAGGATTACAGACACGCAGACATCGCATGGCAGAGTCTCACGTTAGGACGAGTCCCTGGAAATAACTTGAACACTTTCAGCTTTAACAAACGCACGCAGGATGCAGCGACATAACGGAAACGCAAACCGTACGCTGTTCAGTACACATGCTGTCAATAGCTTTGAATAATATCAGACAACACCTCGCAAACTGGTCATGCAAACCTGTCACCAACAACATCGGTTATTAATAAACTCGGCTGCCGTGGGACAggatacacacacgcacatttgtATCAGttcacaaatcacacacacacactgtaacacatgACCTGAGTCTACAGTAAGAGATTTTTCTAAAGACACATCTAAATATATTTGCACAGGGTACAAAGAGAGTTTATGAGGATTGCAAGTATTATGaatgctgtaaaaacaaaataattactAAAGTCTAATTACTGAATGAAAATAAGGCCCATTGAGAAAGAAGAGGATTGAAAAGCAAGACTATATAGTAGATGATATTATTAGAGAAGACAGCTGACAGAAGGGAGGATGAATTAGAACAAATCAGGACACATTTCTGACACTGTTTAAACAAACACTTTAAAAGCACAGTGCTGCCATGTTCAGATTTGgtgcatgaaataaatatttgctGGCTGACATGatttcactgagctgcagagaggaaggacacaaagaagggagggaggaggcagacagactTTTAGCTAAGTGAAGTCAGCTGAATCTCAGATAATTAAATCAGAACTTAACTGTTGTCTCCCTGTCAACTGACCCTTAATGCGACTTCCttaaaaaataagacaaatgcATTAAACACCACTTGGGTGCCTTCTCATTTAGAGGCAAAAGGGAAACTAAAGATATCTACTCTGGTAATCTATCCTAATCTTGATAATGTCTCTGCTTTGTGTCTGAAGCTATGTCAGCTTAAAGTTGGCTCAAATACACATCAATAGCTCTacttaatattttctttatatatatatatgtttgtttcACTTAATCTGAGACAAAACAGTTGAACAACTTCCCAAAAATGTTCCTTCAAGTGATTTCAAGTAAACCCCCTCACTTACTTTTTAATAAATCTAAACTAATCTAAGAGGAAGTGAGACAGCAGTGATGTGGAATTGCTGCAGATCAATGCGAGGAGGATGCTGCTGATATTTCACTCCTCAACAGACAAAAGAAACGGAAAGATGGAAGAAGGCAGGGAGCGGACGTGAGCTAATGGCAGCTGATTTGATTGAGAAGACATTAGGCtcttataaataaaaaaaaaatgcactttcaTATCTCTCAAGCAGACCTCTTTAATGAGACAAACATCAGTAACTGAGCTCTATGGTATCTAATTATCAAGAGCTTGTCCAATACGTCTCTGAGGTGTGACTCAGGCTGTCTGGAGGAAAGTTCACCTGCTGACCGAGGCTATGCATCAAGAATGAGAATTTGACTCGTTTCTCGGCCAACAACACAGAAGACATTAGGCACGTTTGGGTGGTAAATTCAGGAAAATCTTGCACGACTCGAGGCAGTCTGTGGGTGTCCTTGACTCTGAGGTCGATGGAGCTTATCAGCGTTTAAGACTTTCTGGTAGTTTGGGAGGGAGTCGTTTGTTTGCAAAATGCTGCTGTCATGTGAAAACCTCCGTGCTGCAATCACggtcattttcatgttttcgCCACTCTTGATGAATCACATGTTTCTACATGACTGCGGTCATGGTCCTCAGACATCAGAGAGTCAACAACATGatttacaaacacaacattttgctGCACCTTTCAAAAGTGACAAAGAACTAACAACACTGCAACTTCCAGATTAAGCTGGGTGTTTTCCTGACTGTATCAAGAATAATTTGGTTCTAACACATCTACTGCATGCCTGAATGTAACATTAAGCAACACTTCACACCTTCTACCaataattttcatatttttcagtttttttccccacaagaaaatgaagagaaaggaACAAATGTCCTTAACAGGAATTAAACCAGGGTTATTGGGAATACAAGATATGCATGTGATTCCACTTAGCAACAAGGATGCTGCTGATGTGTTTCTATTATCTAATCGACctttaatttaacataaaaagAGCTTCACAGGGATAAACCGCTGCTGAAGCTTGAGACCGAAACTAAGTGGAGGGTTTTGTGCTTGACACAAAACGAAAGAATTCAAACGGCTGTCATTGTGATGTTGCTGCAGGCAGTGGCGAGTTAAGGTTTAACCAAAGTCAGCTGGtctacattttcacatttttcatgtttttgccaGCAGACCAAGCAAAGTGCAGGTGGTTTTGGGGGCCAAAATGTGctccacaaaaacacatcattacaaTGATAATGACCCACACCCCCATTGGTGCAGTCACAGCTTCATGATGAGTCAGGGGAAACCCTTGTTAGCTTTGATCAGAGTAAGGGATATGACTGTGAGACATCTcgtcactgcagcagctgctgctgtcatgatTCACTTGAACCCGGTGCTCAGCTCTCTTTCGGTTTAAGAAGTAGTAAACTCAGCCAATCTAAACACCTGGAGTATCTGTGAATATTATCATGTGGGGTTCGGGTGAAAATCTGTAAAATT comes from Scatophagus argus isolate fScaArg1 chromosome 17, fScaArg1.pri, whole genome shotgun sequence and encodes:
- the LOC124074461 gene encoding solute carrier family 45 member 4 — translated: MPSTMPPQNTEADAMQVGSVVGGVNAKNSSPSGSDEEKGGAGGETDGSGHGGGRGGGGGGGGGGQGGEESASEGSIEGISVKRWVMHGAVMFGREFCYAMETALVTPVLLQIGLPEQYYSLTWFLSPVLGLMFTPLIGSASDRCTLRWGRRRPFILALCIGTLIGVALFLNGSLIGLSMGDEQGTQPIGIVLTVLGVVVLDFCADATEGPIRAYLLDVADTEEQDMALNIHAASAGLGGAVGYALGGLDWTHTFLGAAFKSQEQILFFFAAILFSVSVVLHLFSIEEQQYSPQHDRLDQESPECANTQPSANGRTGLFAPKLELIGENETMDTYDLYDPYGDDQSEHGDMDMDFLEMELVRSKSDSVLAMADATLDHLDHDALFLCHLEPSIFADRLSPYHGSPPTTSFFNLNRSTPPPRFGNIRRSSSAGSQDLLRLQANNHQVHAPTSRISRVSAFLQEMENDDGQEALLNNQLNEQRTLNGRLLASVTNADRVSTNRLSSKGQAHRAGMVKAASTGAPMRQSRHRHTFYRQPSCTFSYYGRVGSHRYRYRRANAAFLIKPSRSMNDLYEVEARHRRRSRQRKRHRSGNTNSSSGDTESEEGEVETTVRLLWLSMLKMPPELLRLCACHLLTWFSIIAEAVFFTDFMGQVIYHGDPTAPSNSTLLESYHRGVQMGCWGLVIYAMTAATCSAILQKYLDNFDLSIKIIYILGTLGFSIGTAVMAIFPNVYVAMVMISSMGIISMSISYCPYALLGQYHEIKEYIQHSPGNSRRGFGIDCAILSCQVYISQILVASALGAVVEAVGSVRVIPMVASGGSFLGFLTACFLVIYPTPNNQEGDSAKASEKRALTTLENPSSNEGAVTVAIEKPSFLKLNKEGKATSTTTSCHTENESAL